In one window of Cytophagaceae bacterium ABcell3 DNA:
- a CDS encoding acetyl-CoA C-acyltransferase: MDSYIVAAYRSAVGKAPRGAFKFTRPDDLAAEVVRHLVASVPGLDKERINDVIVGNATPEAEQGLNIARLVSLMGLDTVKVPGMTVNRYCASGLETIAIADAKIKAGFADCIIAGGVETMSPIPFGGWKIVPNYEVAKQNPDYYWGMGLTAEAVANEFKVSREDQDAFAYRSHMRAIAAIKDGKFKDDIAPVTVKEVYLDDNEKRKTREYVVDTDEGPRPDTNTEALARLRPVFAAGGSVTAGNSSQTSDGAAFVMIMSEKMVKELNLKPIARMVSYAVAGVEPRIMGIGPVDAIPKALKMANMKQDQIDLIELNEAFASQSVAIVRELGLDIEKVNVNGGAIALGHPLGCTGAKLSVQIFNELKRQNKKYGMVTMCVGTGQGAAGIFEML; the protein is encoded by the coding sequence ATGGATTCATATATAGTAGCAGCATATAGATCAGCGGTAGGCAAAGCACCAAGAGGAGCTTTTAAATTTACCCGTCCTGACGATTTAGCGGCAGAGGTGGTAAGACATTTGGTCGCTTCAGTTCCAGGCTTAGACAAAGAAAGGATAAATGATGTAATAGTCGGGAACGCTACACCAGAGGCCGAACAAGGGCTAAACATTGCACGACTGGTTTCATTGATGGGGCTTGATACCGTAAAGGTGCCAGGAATGACGGTTAACCGTTACTGTGCGTCTGGCCTTGAAACGATAGCTATTGCCGATGCCAAAATCAAGGCTGGTTTTGCCGATTGCATTATTGCAGGAGGTGTCGAAACAATGAGCCCTATTCCTTTTGGAGGCTGGAAAATTGTACCGAATTATGAAGTGGCCAAACAGAACCCTGACTACTACTGGGGAATGGGACTTACTGCCGAAGCAGTAGCCAACGAATTTAAAGTTAGCCGCGAAGATCAAGATGCTTTTGCCTACCGTTCGCACATGAGGGCTATAGCAGCCATAAAAGATGGCAAATTCAAAGACGATATAGCACCCGTAACTGTCAAAGAGGTTTACCTGGACGACAATGAAAAACGTAAAACCAGAGAGTATGTCGTAGATACCGATGAAGGGCCAAGACCAGACACCAACACAGAAGCATTGGCAAGATTAAGACCAGTTTTCGCAGCCGGCGGTTCTGTAACTGCTGGAAATTCCTCACAAACGTCTGATGGGGCCGCTTTTGTCATGATCATGTCCGAGAAAATGGTGAAGGAACTCAACCTGAAACCTATTGCCAGAATGGTAAGCTATGCAGTAGCTGGGGTAGAACCTCGCATAATGGGCATAGGCCCTGTTGACGCTATCCCTAAGGCATTAAAAATGGCAAACATGAAGCAAGACCAGATAGACCTGATCGAACTGAACGAAGCCTTTGCTTCTCAGTCCGTAGCTATTGTTCGTGAACTTGGCTTGGATATCGAAAAAGTGAATGTCAATGGTGGAGCCATTGCACTTGGACACCCATTAGGATGTACTGGCGCTAAGTTGTCTGTACAGATTTTCAATGAACTGAAAAGGCAGAATAAAAAATACGGTATGGTAACTATGTGTGTAGGTACAGGCCAAGGGGCTGCCGGAATTTTTGAAATGTTGTAA
- a CDS encoding ferritin-like domain-containing protein, which produces MENNKEIIQALQKAYWKEIETIMNYQAHSINLDGIRAEEIKEILSEEVSDELGHSRKLAERIKELDGTVEGSASFKAEQHTSQPPQDTTDLKKVIQGVIDAESDAIKTYQNIIKLTDGTDYVTQDLCIELLADEEKHLRVFKGFMKGIEKQSGALA; this is translated from the coding sequence ATGGAAAATAACAAAGAAATAATACAAGCTCTTCAGAAAGCTTATTGGAAAGAAATAGAAACTATTATGAACTATCAAGCCCATTCGATCAATCTTGATGGGATTAGGGCTGAGGAAATTAAAGAAATTCTTTCCGAAGAAGTATCTGACGAGTTAGGCCATAGCCGTAAACTTGCTGAGCGCATCAAGGAATTGGACGGTACTGTTGAAGGTTCTGCGTCTTTTAAAGCCGAACAGCATACTAGTCAACCTCCCCAAGATACTACTGATTTGAAGAAGGTTATACAAGGAGTTATAGATGCTGAATCAGATGCCATTAAAACTTATCAGAACATTATTAAATTGACTGACGGTACAGACTACGTTACCCAGGATCTTTGCATTGAGCTCTTGGCAGATGAAGAAAAGCATTTGCGGGTATTTAAAGGCTTTATGAAAGGTATTGAGAAACAATCAGGTGCTTTAGCTTAA
- a CDS encoding MarR family transcriptional regulator: MKKDQTVCFNIKACWHAISRMYNEQGQAKGLTTATGYVLLNINVKKGTPATKIAPMIGMEPRSLTRMLKNLEEEGLVYRESDEKDKRMVNVFLTEKGKEKREVARNVVKKFNNHLRKEIEPEKLEIFFEVMKKIDNIIAQKGIY, from the coding sequence ATGAAGAAGGATCAAACTGTTTGTTTTAATATAAAAGCCTGCTGGCATGCCATTTCCAGAATGTACAATGAGCAGGGACAAGCTAAAGGATTAACTACCGCTACAGGCTATGTTTTGTTAAATATAAATGTAAAAAAAGGCACACCGGCAACCAAAATCGCGCCCATGATTGGCATGGAGCCAAGAAGCCTTACCCGTATGTTAAAAAACCTTGAAGAAGAAGGTTTGGTTTACCGCGAAAGTGATGAAAAAGACAAGAGAATGGTCAATGTTTTTTTAACCGAAAAAGGGAAAGAGAAGCGAGAAGTTGCCAGAAACGTAGTAAAAAAGTTTAATAATCACTTGAGAAAAGAAATAGAACCAGAAAAACTTGAAATTTTTTTTGAGGTAATGAAAAAAATAGATAACATCATAGCTCAAAAAGGTATATACTAA
- a CDS encoding RloB family protein gives MKRKKRGYKRDIPQELMRDYKLFAIACEGYKREPEYFKVFPYLSRRIAVDIIEDNKIDDFSHKSAPKWVLDRAIKYIEKEGLTDEDDLYFVMDVDRWSNQQIREISNYCEQFPNWHVVLSNPCFEVWLYLHKKANFPNHNTASCATLKKEFLQCIQGDITR, from the coding sequence ATGAAGCGGAAGAAGAGAGGCTATAAAAGAGATATCCCCCAAGAATTAATGAGGGATTATAAGCTTTTTGCTATTGCATGTGAGGGCTACAAAAGAGAACCTGAGTACTTCAAAGTTTTTCCATATTTATCACGAAGGATTGCTGTAGATATAATTGAAGATAACAAAATAGATGATTTCTCACATAAATCAGCCCCTAAATGGGTTCTGGACAGAGCGATTAAGTATATAGAGAAAGAGGGGCTTACTGATGAAGACGACCTATATTTCGTAATGGATGTTGACCGATGGAGTAATCAACAAATCAGAGAAATATCGAACTATTGTGAGCAATTTCCTAATTGGCACGTAGTTTTAAGCAACCCATGCTTTGAGGTATGGCTATATTTACACAAAAAAGCTAACTTCCCGAACCATAATACTGCTTCATGTGCCACTTTGAAGAAAGAATTTCTTCAATGTATCCAGGGGGATATCACCCGTTAA
- a CDS encoding ATP-binding protein → MLLRFVTNNFLSFGEETEFNMLAGSYKTHKHHVYNVGKVNLLKAAAIYGANGAGKSNLVKAIEFLQEAIKEGGIFKSINDKKFKLNKSNLKSNVSFEAEFVIDDTILSYGVSFNNNIVFQEWLYEARVTADDKMIFEREVSDSGKVIIRVAAKYKKTQKQKLLIELMEESLLKPSELLLGKSEELKIPEITTFKEAIEHSLIVIHPGSRFQGLVPKLNSSKRFKLFTNDLLKAFDTGVTELSVEGISLDKFFGDKDDDLKKEIINVLESGKDLLLNTQEGGVLAVKENGKYLIKKTIAQHTNTLGEVFNFDLSEESDGTQRLLDFIPAFDGILNTQATYVIDEIDQSLHPALLKALLTKIMSDERTKGQLIFTTHESNLLDLNIFRQDEIWFAEKDTNTGASQLYSLSDFKPRYDLDIKKGYLKGRFGAIPFLTPLEHLNWKSYEAEEERL, encoded by the coding sequence ATGCTTTTAAGGTTCGTAACCAATAATTTTCTGTCATTTGGGGAAGAAACAGAGTTTAACATGCTCGCAGGTTCTTATAAGACCCATAAACACCACGTTTACAATGTTGGGAAGGTCAACTTGCTTAAAGCGGCAGCTATATATGGAGCTAATGGTGCAGGAAAGTCAAATCTTGTCAAAGCAATAGAGTTTTTACAAGAAGCAATAAAAGAAGGTGGAATCTTTAAATCAATAAATGACAAAAAGTTTAAGCTCAACAAAAGCAACCTTAAAAGCAATGTTTCTTTTGAGGCTGAATTTGTTATTGATGATACAATCCTTTCCTACGGAGTCAGTTTTAATAACAACATAGTCTTTCAGGAGTGGCTTTACGAGGCAAGAGTTACAGCAGATGACAAAATGATATTCGAGCGTGAAGTATCAGACTCAGGCAAAGTGATCATTCGGGTGGCTGCAAAGTACAAAAAAACCCAAAAGCAAAAACTTTTAATAGAGTTAATGGAAGAAAGCCTTTTAAAGCCAAGCGAATTGCTTTTAGGCAAGTCCGAAGAGTTAAAAATACCCGAAATCACCACATTTAAGGAAGCAATAGAGCATTCGTTAATCGTAATTCATCCTGGCAGTAGATTTCAAGGGCTAGTCCCTAAATTGAACTCCTCAAAAAGATTTAAGCTTTTTACTAATGATCTATTAAAAGCCTTTGATACAGGCGTAACGGAATTAAGTGTAGAGGGAATATCTTTAGACAAATTTTTTGGAGATAAAGATGATGATTTAAAAAAAGAGATAATAAACGTCTTAGAAAGTGGAAAAGACTTACTGCTCAATACACAGGAAGGTGGTGTTTTGGCTGTTAAAGAGAACGGGAAATATCTAATTAAAAAAACAATTGCCCAACACACAAATACTCTAGGCGAAGTATTTAATTTTGATTTATCAGAAGAATCAGATGGCACACAAAGGTTACTTGACTTCATTCCTGCTTTTGATGGTATTTTAAATACTCAAGCTACATACGTTATAGATGAGATTGACCAAAGCTTACACCCTGCTCTATTAAAAGCTCTTTTGACAAAAATTATGTCAGATGAAAGGACTAAGGGACAGCTCATTTTCACTACGCATGAATCTAACCTGCTCGATTTAAATATTTTCAGACAAGATGAAATATGGTTTGCAGAAAAAGACACCAACACTGGTGCCAGCCAACTCTACTCCCTAAGTGACTTTAAACCAAGATACGACTTGGATATTAAAAAAGGCTATTTAAAAGGTAGGTTTGGAGCAATTCCCTTTCTTACTCCATTAGAACACCTAAATTGGAAATCTTATGAAGCGGAAGAAGAGAGGCTATAA
- a CDS encoding DUF2490 domain-containing protein: MNSAQNDVVDREYIPHYQFWGTLELSQQISQRFSLDMDYHYRRQNSERNRLNIFEMPRWQGLRLWVNFYLSDRVRIILSPFLLSNQVPTSYEEDIREQWINEYRLTARVDYFSRLGTVDIMHRYGFERRQRWDYLERRWHEYRVRYMLRFRFPLKFLSDNTKFTVQNETMINLGRFIANYNLFDQNRFYAGIEQKVADRIFITSAYLFSVEQIPFVDDFAVIHAISVTITAQNLFGKALLSSD, translated from the coding sequence GTGAATAGTGCGCAAAATGATGTGGTAGACAGGGAGTATATACCTCACTACCAGTTTTGGGGGACTTTAGAGCTAAGCCAACAAATTAGTCAGCGGTTTTCTTTGGATATGGACTATCATTATAGGCGGCAGAACTCTGAAAGAAATAGGCTTAATATTTTTGAAATGCCTAGGTGGCAAGGACTTCGCTTATGGGTTAATTTTTATTTGTCGGATCGGGTTCGGATTATATTAAGCCCATTTCTTCTTTCAAACCAGGTGCCAACATCTTATGAAGAAGATATCAGAGAACAGTGGATCAATGAGTATAGGTTGACTGCACGGGTAGACTACTTTTCACGGTTGGGTACTGTTGACATTATGCACAGGTACGGTTTCGAGAGAAGGCAACGCTGGGACTATCTGGAAAGAAGGTGGCATGAGTATCGGGTGAGATATATGTTGAGGTTCAGGTTTCCTTTGAAATTTTTGAGTGATAACACCAAGTTTACCGTTCAGAATGAAACGATGATCAACCTAGGCAGGTTTATTGCCAACTACAATTTATTTGACCAGAACCGTTTTTATGCAGGTATTGAACAAAAAGTAGCAGACCGGATTTTTATCACAAGCGCATACCTCTTTTCAGTAGAGCAAATACCTTTTGTGGATGATTTTGCTGTCATCCATGCCATTTCAGTGACCATTACTGCACAAAACCTATTTGGGAAAGCCCTTTTATCATCTGATTGA
- a CDS encoding acyl-CoA dehydrogenase family protein: MATTKINKGGAYIIQQTSAADIFIPEEFDEEQKMMGDMAKDFLATEVLPNLDRIDAQEEGLMEKLLEKAGELGLLATSIPEQYEGFGKDFNTSLLLTEIVGGGHSFAVAQAAHTGIGTLPIVYFGNEEQKKKYLPKLASGELKAAYCLTEPGSGSDALAAKTKAELTEDGKHYVLNGQKMWITNGGFADVFIVFAQIDGDKFTGFIVDKGEGVTLGNEEHKMGIKGSSTRQVFFNDCKVPVENVLGEIGKGHLIAFNILNIGRIKLCAAALGGAKRAASLSVQYALERNQFKQPIANFGAIKHKLAEQAIQIYACESALYRAGADIQKKEEELQAEGKSYEQALLGAAQDYAIECAILKVAGSEVLDYVSDEGVQIYGGYGFSADYPMDRAYRDSRINRIFEGTNEINRMLILDMLLKKAMKGELDLMSPAMAVQKELTGIPEFGSEEETLFSVQTKAIENFKKALLMTAGAAAQKYMDKLAHEQEILLNLADISILIYMAESALLRTEKIILQKGQEAAQGQIDITKVYINDVADKVNFAGKNVINAMAEGDEQRMMLMGLKRFTKIAPFNTKEARRRIAAKLTDAGNYCF; encoded by the coding sequence ATGGCTACTACAAAGATTAATAAAGGCGGCGCATATATCATCCAGCAGACTTCGGCTGCAGATATTTTTATTCCTGAAGAATTTGATGAAGAACAAAAAATGATGGGCGATATGGCCAAAGACTTTCTGGCTACCGAAGTCCTGCCTAATCTTGACCGGATCGACGCCCAAGAAGAAGGGCTCATGGAAAAGCTTTTGGAAAAAGCTGGTGAACTGGGACTTTTGGCAACTTCTATCCCTGAGCAGTACGAAGGCTTTGGAAAGGACTTTAATACCTCACTACTGCTTACCGAAATTGTAGGTGGCGGACACTCATTTGCAGTTGCTCAAGCAGCCCATACCGGTATTGGTACACTTCCAATTGTATATTTCGGCAATGAAGAGCAAAAGAAAAAATACCTTCCAAAATTAGCATCAGGTGAACTGAAAGCTGCATACTGTCTTACAGAGCCAGGTTCCGGATCTGATGCATTAGCTGCCAAAACCAAAGCTGAACTTACAGAGGACGGCAAACACTATGTTCTTAACGGCCAAAAAATGTGGATCACCAATGGTGGTTTCGCTGATGTCTTTATAGTGTTTGCCCAAATCGATGGAGACAAGTTTACAGGCTTCATTGTAGACAAGGGAGAAGGTGTTACTTTAGGAAATGAGGAACACAAAATGGGTATCAAAGGATCGTCTACCCGCCAAGTATTCTTTAACGACTGTAAAGTACCTGTGGAAAATGTGCTTGGAGAAATTGGCAAAGGTCACTTGATTGCCTTTAACATATTGAACATAGGAAGGATAAAACTGTGTGCCGCAGCACTTGGGGGCGCCAAAAGGGCTGCAAGTCTTTCGGTTCAGTATGCCCTTGAAAGGAACCAATTTAAGCAACCAATTGCAAACTTTGGTGCCATTAAGCATAAGCTTGCCGAACAAGCCATCCAGATTTATGCTTGTGAGTCTGCTTTATACAGGGCAGGTGCAGATATTCAAAAAAAAGAAGAAGAGCTTCAGGCAGAAGGCAAGTCTTATGAACAAGCATTGTTAGGAGCTGCCCAAGATTATGCAATAGAATGTGCCATACTAAAAGTGGCCGGTTCTGAGGTGCTTGACTATGTGTCAGACGAAGGCGTCCAAATCTATGGGGGTTATGGCTTTTCGGCTGATTATCCAATGGACAGGGCTTACAGAGACTCCCGTATCAACAGGATCTTTGAAGGCACCAATGAGATTAACAGAATGTTGATTTTAGACATGCTCTTGAAAAAAGCCATGAAAGGAGAGCTTGACCTCATGTCACCAGCCATGGCTGTTCAAAAAGAACTGACAGGTATCCCTGAGTTTGGCAGTGAAGAAGAAACATTGTTTTCTGTACAAACCAAAGCCATTGAAAACTTCAAAAAAGCGTTGCTAATGACTGCCGGTGCCGCTGCGCAAAAGTATATGGACAAATTGGCACATGAACAAGAGATACTTTTGAACTTGGCAGATATTTCCATCTTAATTTATATGGCAGAGTCAGCGCTATTAAGAACAGAAAAGATCATTCTTCAAAAAGGCCAAGAAGCCGCTCAAGGACAAATAGATATTACCAAAGTATATATTAACGATGTAGCTGATAAAGTAAACTTTGCCGGTAAAAATGTAATTAACGCCATGGCAGAAGGAGACGAACAGCGCATGATGCTGATGGGGCTTAAACGCTTTACCAAAATTGCGCCATTTAATACCAAAGAAGCTAGAAGAAGAATCGCTGCCAAACTTACCGATGCGGGCAACTATTGCTTCTAA
- a CDS encoding 3-hydroxyacyl-CoA dehydrogenase NAD-binding domain-containing protein yields the protein MDRRIKKAAVLGSGVMGSRIACHFANIGLEVLLLDISPKEPNEAEKAKGLSADHPAVKNRIVNDALAAALKSNPSPIYDKSFASRISTGNFEDNMKDIASCDWIIEAVVENLDIKKQVYDNVEKYRTPGTLITSNTSGIPIHLMAEGRSDDFKKHFCGTHFFNPPRYLKLLEIIPTPHTDPKVIEFFMNYGDLYLGKTAVLCKDTPAFIANRIGIFAIMEVLKAMQELDLTVEEVDKLSGPVTGRPKSATLRTTDVVGLDTLVNVSRNLNQALTHDESRDSYAIPEYLDKMVENNWLGDKTGSGFYKKTKTPEGKTKILSLDLKTMEYGEQKKVKFATLEQTKPIEQVKDRYKVFLSGKDKAGEFYRKTYGAIFHYISHRIPEISDELYRIDDAMKAGFGWDHGPFQSWDYAGVERTVKMLEDLGKKPAQWVYDMLAAGHKSFYKIENGKKKYYDIAEKQYKLIPGGESLIILENLRPSEDKIVWKNSGVTLFDIGDGVLNLEFHTKMNTLGGEVIEGINKAISIAEKDFRGLVIGNEGPNFSAGANLALVFMYAIEQEYDEIDFMIRTFQKTMMRARYSSVPVVVAPHGMALGGGCELTLHADRVQAHAETYIGLVEFGVGLIPAGGGTKEMTLRVSDAYEEGDLQLNTLKNAYLNIGMAKVATSAHEAKAMHYLRPGDGITVNRSRLIKDAKTSVIELAEKGYTQPVERKDIKVLGRTGLGMFLAGANSMVSGRYISKHDQLISEKLAYIMCGGDLSQPTLVSENYLLDLEREAFLSLTGERKTLERIQSILNTGKPLRN from the coding sequence ATGGACAGAAGGATAAAAAAAGCTGCTGTATTAGGGTCCGGGGTAATGGGTTCGCGGATTGCCTGCCATTTTGCCAACATTGGATTAGAAGTCCTTTTATTGGACATTTCCCCTAAAGAGCCAAATGAAGCAGAAAAAGCTAAAGGGCTTTCTGCTGATCACCCAGCAGTTAAGAACAGGATTGTGAATGATGCTCTGGCAGCAGCACTTAAGTCTAACCCCTCACCGATTTACGATAAATCTTTTGCTTCCAGAATTTCGACCGGAAATTTCGAGGACAACATGAAGGATATTGCTTCTTGTGATTGGATCATTGAAGCTGTTGTCGAAAATTTGGACATCAAAAAACAAGTCTATGACAATGTAGAGAAATATCGTACGCCTGGCACACTTATTACTTCAAACACTTCTGGAATCCCCATCCATTTAATGGCTGAAGGGCGAAGCGATGATTTTAAAAAGCACTTCTGCGGCACCCACTTTTTTAACCCGCCAAGGTATTTAAAGTTGCTGGAAATTATCCCTACACCACATACAGACCCAAAGGTTATCGAGTTTTTCATGAATTATGGAGACTTGTACCTGGGTAAAACTGCGGTTTTATGTAAAGACACTCCAGCCTTTATTGCCAACAGAATAGGCATATTTGCCATCATGGAAGTGCTTAAAGCCATGCAAGAGCTGGATTTGACGGTAGAAGAAGTAGACAAGCTCTCTGGCCCTGTGACAGGAAGGCCAAAGTCTGCGACACTTAGAACGACAGATGTTGTTGGACTGGACACACTGGTAAATGTTTCCAGAAACCTGAACCAAGCCCTTACACATGACGAATCGAGGGATTCTTACGCAATTCCTGAGTACCTAGATAAGATGGTTGAAAACAACTGGCTTGGCGACAAAACCGGAAGCGGCTTTTACAAAAAAACTAAAACACCTGAGGGTAAAACAAAAATCCTTTCACTGGACCTTAAAACGATGGAATATGGGGAACAGAAAAAGGTGAAATTTGCTACGCTGGAACAAACCAAGCCTATAGAACAGGTAAAAGACAGGTACAAGGTTTTCCTTAGCGGGAAAGATAAGGCCGGAGAGTTTTACAGAAAAACCTATGGAGCCATCTTCCACTACATTTCCCATCGCATACCAGAGATTTCTGATGAGCTCTATCGTATAGACGATGCCATGAAAGCTGGATTTGGCTGGGACCATGGCCCTTTCCAGTCTTGGGATTATGCTGGTGTAGAAAGAACGGTTAAAATGTTGGAAGACCTCGGCAAAAAGCCTGCGCAGTGGGTATACGATATGCTAGCCGCTGGCCATAAGTCTTTCTACAAAATAGAAAACGGCAAGAAAAAGTATTATGACATAGCAGAAAAACAATATAAGTTAATTCCAGGTGGCGAATCCCTGATTATCCTGGAAAACCTTAGACCGTCTGAAGATAAGATCGTTTGGAAGAACTCTGGAGTCACGCTATTTGACATTGGAGACGGGGTATTGAACCTAGAGTTCCATACCAAAATGAACACCCTTGGAGGTGAAGTTATCGAAGGCATCAATAAAGCCATAAGCATAGCTGAGAAAGACTTCCGAGGACTGGTCATAGGAAATGAAGGGCCTAACTTCTCTGCTGGGGCTAACCTGGCACTGGTATTTATGTATGCCATAGAGCAGGAGTATGACGAAATAGACTTTATGATCCGGACCTTCCAAAAAACCATGATGAGGGCGCGCTATTCTTCTGTACCTGTGGTGGTGGCACCTCATGGAATGGCCTTAGGAGGTGGCTGTGAGCTGACACTACATGCGGACCGCGTCCAAGCACATGCTGAAACTTATATAGGACTGGTAGAATTTGGTGTCGGGCTCATCCCTGCTGGTGGGGGTACCAAAGAAATGACTCTGAGGGTATCTGATGCTTATGAAGAAGGTGACCTGCAATTAAATACCCTGAAAAATGCTTATTTAAATATTGGTATGGCCAAAGTCGCTACTTCTGCACATGAGGCCAAAGCCATGCACTATTTACGTCCCGGAGACGGAATTACAGTGAACCGTAGCAGGTTAATTAAAGATGCTAAAACCAGTGTCATCGAACTGGCGGAAAAAGGTTATACACAACCTGTAGAGCGAAAAGACATAAAAGTGTTAGGCCGTACCGGACTGGGAATGTTTCTTGCGGGGGCTAACTCTATGGTATCTGGTAGATACATATCCAAACACGACCAGCTTATTTCCGAGAAACTTGCTTACATAATGTGTGGAGGAGATTTGTCTCAACCAACCTTAGTTTCTGAAAACTATCTTCTTGACCTGGAAAGAGAGGCTTTCCTTTCCCTAACAGGAGAGCGAAAGACCCTAGAAAGGATTCAAAGCATATTGAATACAGGAAAACCTTTGAGAAATTAA
- a CDS encoding tyrosine-type recombinase/integrase, translating into MSIQSLILKEQLWTQSYKDRIHIPEDYLKTLKANNYSDKTISSYYNNFYRFCFYWQNKSKKVDDLHFEEINSYVLACSTARKYGTSSIHVMINAINFYYREVLKRTDVCLAVTSPQKEKRLPKTFSKEEIQRIFSKCKNIKHLCMLTLVYASGLRAGELLNLKICDINKEQGYLMIEKGKGAKDRITLLSKQNLDLLRAYYKAYKPSHYLFEGQFGGQYSKKSLQSVFKNACLDAGLPQDATLHWLRHSFATHLLENGTDIRYIQELLGHNSSKVRYTPT; encoded by the coding sequence ATGTCCATACAAAGTCTAATACTTAAAGAGCAACTTTGGACTCAATCGTACAAAGATCGAATACATATTCCTGAGGATTATCTTAAAACATTGAAGGCCAATAATTATAGCGATAAAACCATTAGTTCTTACTATAATAACTTTTACAGGTTTTGTTTTTACTGGCAAAATAAAAGCAAAAAAGTCGACGATCTACACTTTGAAGAAATAAACAGCTATGTATTAGCTTGTAGTACAGCTAGGAAGTATGGAACATCTAGTATTCATGTGATGATTAACGCCATCAATTTTTATTATAGAGAAGTTCTGAAAAGAACAGATGTATGTTTGGCCGTAACAAGTCCACAAAAAGAAAAAAGATTACCGAAAACATTTTCTAAAGAAGAGATACAGAGGATTTTTTCTAAGTGTAAGAATATAAAACATCTTTGTATGCTTACACTGGTATATGCTTCCGGTTTGCGGGCAGGTGAGTTGCTAAACTTAAAAATCTGTGACATAAATAAAGAACAAGGGTATCTGATGATAGAAAAGGGCAAAGGGGCAAAAGATCGTATTACTTTACTTTCTAAACAAAACCTGGACCTGCTTAGAGCTTACTATAAAGCCTACAAACCATCACACTATCTTTTTGAAGGGCAGTTCGGAGGGCAATATTCAAAAAAGAGCCTACAATCGGTCTTTAAAAACGCCTGCCTGGACGCAGGACTTCCTCAAGATGCTACCTTGCATTGGTTGAGACACTCATTTGCCACCCATCTGTTAGAAAATGGAACAGATATAAGGTACATTCAGGAATTATTGGGCCACAACAGTAGTAAAGTGAGATATACACCCACGTAA